In Haloarchaeobius salinus, the sequence CTACGTTCGGCGGCGTTCCCTCGCTCGGTCTCCACAGAGTTCGTCGAGAGATATTCCGAAACTCATTGCGAGACCGAATCAGTGGAGAGGTTCAACTCCGAGAACGATTTGATTCGGCGTCTACTGTTCAGGGCGGGGAGAATGTCAATCATCTAAGTCGTCTTCCAGCTCTTCGAGTTCTGCATCGAGTTCCTCATCAGTGCGACCCTCACCGATTTGTTTCTCGGGTTCTTCGGGATTGGCGTCCGCATCGCGGTGGTGACCGAACATCCGATCTACTTGGTTGAGACTAGAGACGTACCGGCGAATGTCGTCCCGTTCGCTCAGAGCGTAGTAATAGCCGTCGTCTGTTTTGCCGATGTAGCCGTCGTCGTAGAGACGTTTCAGTGTGGTTGTGGCAGTCCCTCTGGGGATGTCGAGGGCTTCCGTGAGGTCCTGCGGGGAGTATCCCCATTTGGGATTCTGGTACAGGTACGCCACGATATCTGACTTCGTGGTTCCCGGACGAAGGTTGAGTTCGGAGTCGTGGTCTTCGAGGAGCACCGGCATAATGTACCCAGATGTAGCCGATTGTATAATAAATCTGTTTCGGTCAGTTCGTACGATTCCGAATCCATTGACCAAGCCCAGAAGTCCATAATTAGTGAGACGATGATGGCCGATGCCGAGTTCTTGTGTTGAGATGTCGGTCTCCCACCCGAAACGGGAGGACTCAGGTCCCCAGCAGGTACCGCCGGATCCCGAGGACGAGCAGCGGGATGGCGATGGTGATGACGAGCATCACCGTCGCGAGCGCGTCGATCTGCGGGCTGATGCTCGTCCGGAGCATCGAGAAGATGACGACCGGGACGGTCGTCGTGGTCCGTTTCACCCAGAACTGCGTCGCCGTGAACTCGCCGAACGAGATGACGAAGACGATGACCATCGCGGTGAGGATCGACGGCGAGATGAGCGGGAAGGTGACCTCGCGGAACGTCGTCACCGGGTTGGCACCGAGGGTCTTCGCGGCCTCCTCCAGGGTCTCGTCGAACAGGTAGAGCTGGCTGCGGATGATGAGGAACGCGTAGGGGAGCCCCAGCAGCGTGTGCATCACGATGAGCCAGGCGAGCGACCGCTCGAGACCGATCTGGCCGAAGAAGATGGTCGAGGCGACGCCGACGATGATGGGCGGGATGAGCAGCGGCGACAGCATGACGATGACGAGGGCGTCCTGCGCGGGGAAGTCGTTGCGGACGAACCCCATCGCCGTGAGCGTCCCGACGAGGCCGGCCCCGAGCGCGGCCGCGACCCCGACCTGGAAGCTGTTCCAGAGCGCCCGGAGCATCCGGGTGTCCGCGAGCAGCGCCTCGTACCACCGGAGGCTGAGCGAGGACGGCGGGAAGTTCCCGAGCCGCGACGGGTTGAACGAGTTGATGACGATGACCGCGAGCGGCAGCAGCATCAGCACGTAGACGAACACCGTGACCGCGCGGATGAGGTTCCACTTGGTCCGCGTCGAGAGCGTGATCCCGAAGTAGCCCCGTTCGGCGTCGACGTCCGTCTCGCCCTGGGTCACGGCGTCGGTTTCGGTCGCCACGTCAGGCCACCCCCGTCTCCAGCGCCTCTTCGAGGTCGACGCGCCGCGTGAACAAGTACAGCAGGACGCCGATGATGGCGAAGTAGATGAGCGACAGCGCGGCGGCGAACGGCCAGTTGAAGTCGAGGATGAACACCGTCTCGATGACCGGCGCGATCATCCGCGTGCTGGGGCCACCCAGGAGCGTCGGCGCGAGGAACGCGCCCGCGGAGATGATGAACACGAACAGGATCCCCGAGACGATGCCGGGAAGCGACTGCGGGAGCGTGATCTCGCGGAACGCCCGGAAGTCCGTCGCCCCGAGCGTCTTCGCGGCGTGTATCTGGTCCTCCTCGATGGTGCTGACGGAGACGTAGACGGGCAGTATCATGAACGGCAGCAGGCTCACGGTCAGCCCGAGTATCATGCTGTAGTCCGTGTACATGATGTCGAGCGGCGACGCGATGACGCCAAGGTCCAGGAGGAGCCCGTTCAGGACGCCGTTGTTCGAGAGGACGATGATCCACGCGTACGTCCTGATGATGAAGGGCACCCAGTACTGGAGGACGACCAGCCCGAGCAGCACCCACTTCCAGTCGGTCTTCGACCGGCCGAGGAAGTAGCCGACGGTGTAGCCCAGCGGGAGCGCCAGGAGCGTCACGACGACACCGTAGACGAGCGACTCGAGGATGATGTTCTTGTAGACGTCGGCCTCCCAGAACCGCTCGTAGTTCGCGAGCGTGAACTCGTAGATGACGTTCCCGAAGTCGCCGGGCACGGAGAAACTGATGACGACGATGACCGTCATCGGCAGGAACAGGAACAGGAGGACCCAGGCGATCCCCAGCCCCGGTGAGAGCAGGAGTCTGACCAGGTCGCTCTCCATCACGCGGTCTCGCACCTTCCCGAAGCGTGCACGCTCCGTGCTCATGGCTCGCCCTGCTCGGCGACGGGTGCGTCCCCGGCCGGCAGACACGTGACGTTCGCTGGCTCGATGTGCATCGACACGGTGTCACCGAGTTCGTGGAAGACCTCCTCGCTGTGGTCGGCGATGTGGCTCACCTGGAGCGTCTGGTCCAGCTCGGGCACGCGGATGAAGTAGTTGATGTCGCGGCCCCGGTAGTCGACGGACTCGATGGTTCCCTCGATGACGTTGGTCTCCGGTTCGGTGCCGTCGACGAGTTTCAGCTTCTCGTCGCGGAGGAACAGCGACACCGCGTCTCCCGGGGCAAGCTCCTCGTCGTCGGGGACCTGCAGTTCGACGCCGTCCGCGAGTTCGGCGACTGCGCGCCCGTTCTCCCTGCGGTACGTCCCGACGACCTCCGTCGACCGGCCGAGGAAGTCCGCGACGAAGCGCGTCTCCGGCCCCCGATAGACGTTCTCTGGCGCATCGAACTGCTCCAGTCGCCCGTCGTTCATCACGGCGATCTTGTCGCCGAGGGACAGCGCCTCGTTCTGGTTGTGCGTGACGTAGACCGTCGTGACCCCCGTCTCCTCCTGGATGCGCCGCAGCTCGCTCCGGATGCTCGTCCGGAGGTTCTTGTCGAGGTTCGACAGCGGCTCGTCCATCAGCACGAGGTCCGGGTCGAACGCGATGGCGCGTGCCACCGCGATGCGCTGTTGCTCACCGCCGCTGCACTCCTCCGGGTACTTCTCCTCGTAGCCCTCCAGGTTCACCATCCGGAGCATCTCCTCGACGCGCTCGCGCTGTTCTTCCTCCGGGGCGTTGCGCATCTTCAGACCGAACGCGACGTTCTCGAACACGGTCTTGTGCGGGAACAGCGCGTAGTCCTGGAACACCAGCCCGATGTTGCGTCGGTACGGCGGCAGGTCCGTGATGTCCTCGCCCTCGAGCCGTATCTCGCCGTCTGTCAGCGTCTCCAGTCCGGTGATCGACCGGAGGATCGTCGACTTCCCACAGCCCGACGGGCCGACGATGGTCACGAACTGTCCCTCCTCGATGTCCAGCGACACGTCGTTCACCGCGACGAGGTCGCCGAACTCCTTCCGTATCTCGTCTAGCTCCAGAAATGCCATGTCGTGTCACCCTCTGATTTCGGGGTCCGGTCAGTTCCCACGCACTTCCTCCCACCGCTGGGACCACTCGTCGTTGTGCTCGTTGATGTACTCCACGTCGGGGAACTTCAGCCCCTCGCCGCCGGACGGGTCGTAGTCGTAGAGGCCCGTGATGGTGTCGGAGGTGACGCTGGTCGACGGCGGCAGCCCGAGCTTCTCGACGACCGGCCTGAGGATCTCGTCCCGCAGGAGGAAGTTGATGAACTCCAGGCACGCCTCCCGCTTGTCGTCCTCGATCCCCTCCACGAGTGCGTGGTTCTGGGTGTAGCCGTACGCTCCCTCGTCCGGGATGACGTAGCTGAGGTGGTCGTTCCCGTCCTGCACCGCCCCGTAGATGACGTTGCCCCAGGCCTCGCCCACCCAGGCGTCGGTCGACGTGAACAGCCGTCCCAGCTCGTCGCCGCTCGTCCAGTTCGTGACGACGAGGTCCTGCTGTTCGGCGACGCGCTGCCAGATCTGTTCGATCGCCTCATCGTAGGAGCTCTCCGCCCCGATGTCGTTGGGGTCCATCCCCATCTCGAGGGCGGTCGTGAACACGCGGATGAAGCCGAAGCCCTCGGGGGCGACGTGGCCCGAGTACGCCTCGTCCCACATCGCACTCCACGACGTCGGGTCGTCGAGCTCCTCGTTGTTGTACGCCATCCCGACGGTACCGTAGGCGTGCGGGACGCCGTGTATCTGCTCGCCCGGGTCGAAGATCGGGTTCTTCAGCGGGTCGAGGACGTTGCTCTCGTAGTTCGGGATCTCGGACGGGTCGATCGGCTCCCAGACCTCTTCCATGGTCCCGTTGTAGAGCGTGAACGGTGGGACACTCGCCATGTCGACCTCGGCCTGGCCCGCCTTGATCTGTGCGTACCCGCTCTGCTGGCTGCTCCGGAGGGCGACCTCGACGGTCGTCCCGAACTCCTCCTCGAACGGTTCGAACGCCTCCGACTCCAGCGCGTCCAGCATGGTTCCACCCTCCATCTGGAGGACGATCTCGTCTGCAGTCCCGCCTCCACCGCCGAACGCATTGATACACCCGGCCAGCGATGCGGTGCCAGCGCCGGCGAGTGCCCCGAGCAGCCCGCGTCGACTGGTCGCGCTACGACTGGACCCACCATTGGCCTTGTTCATGTGTGACATGGGAAGTCAATGCGTACCTCTCGGTATAACCATGTGACCTCTCATGAGAGGGGGTCTCGGAGAAGCGGATGCTGCTACTCCCGTCTCGCCGGTGTCCGTGGCCGTCACCACTGAAACGGCCTCCTCAGTCGATTACGAGCGACCGCCCGCAGTCGGGACACTCCTCGTCGACGATGGTGACCTGGGCGTCGCAGTCGGGGCAGAACTCGCGGTAGCAGGCGCGATCTCCCATACTTCGAGAGACAGCAGCCAGCGACAAAACAGTAGTCCCACGTTCGATGGCCTCTCGGATCGTCCTGTGACGCGCCCGCCTCAGACCCCCGACGCGTATCTCGGAAGTACTTCCTCCAGAAGGTCCTCGACGATTTCCCAGAGGATCAGCGACGGCGTCTGGTGTTCGAACGTGACTCCCCACCGGTCTTCCTCGTCGTCGGCCGAGTACTGGAAGTGGGCTCGACCGAGTTCGGTGTGGTCTTCGTCCTGGTGCCAGCCGGCGTGGAACCCGGTGCTCGTGTCGCTGTAGTTGACCGGCTCTGTTGAAATCCTCAATCCGTGACAGATTTGGGGATAATCGGTACGTACAGGAACCTCACGTACCGATTGCCTTGTTGAACTGCTTCCCACCTGTCAAGAACGCCGCCGACATACAAAGCATCTATCCAGCACAACGGTTGCGTCTAGTTCACCGCAAACGGGCGAATCACTCGTTCGGTGAACGTGCGGTGTGACTACTCGATTTCTAACTGATCACTTCCGCTGCTCTCCTGACCGTCGTTCTCGTCCCATTCGAGTTCGAACTCGATACTTCGTTCAGTCATGTTGCCAGCCGGGCCTTCGCGTTCAGCTTTGACTTCGAAGGTCGGTCGGGCAGGAGGATTCAGCGTTACAGACTCGGAGCCTGCTTTCAGCTTGATAGCGTTGCCGCTGTCGAGATTGTCCGCGACTTTCCGGAGGTACGATGCAATCTCTTCTCGACTCTGGACACTCTCCGATTTGAACAGAACTTCTTCAGGCATACAGGAGATAGTACACAGCCCGCACCGATAAATACGCAACCCCACTCACCGGCTGTTTCACCGCAGATAGTATCGAACTAATAGGATTTCAACAGAGCCAGTTGACCCGGAACCAGTCGTGCGGCGTCTGTCTGTACCAGCCGATGACTAGTTCCGGGAGCTCTGGACCAGTCGGGGGTTCGAGTCGAGAAGGGTCGAACGTCGTTCGCAACTGCTTCGCTTCGACCTCGTCCGGAACGTATTCGACGGCCGTTATCTGTGGGACGCGGTCGAGGACATCCCGCTTGAGCTGTGCGTACAGATTGGCGTTCGGGTCGCCACCCGGGTGTTGGACGGCCATTCGTCAGTTGTTGGCTTCGGCACGGTCAGCGGTCGGTGCCAGGAAGTCCCACTCTCGGATCGCGAAGCCGACGATCTGGATGCGACGCTGGAGGTGGTCCCAGTCACGTGCGACGTCTCTCCGACGCTTCTCCTCGTCGGGTCCGACGTGGCTCTCGGCGACCGTCGCGCGGAGCTGGTTCGGGGATTCGACACCGAACTCGTCCTCCCACTCGCGAATGCGGTCTTTCATCTCCGCGAGACGGTCGGTCAGCTCCTCGACCGTCTGCGCCCCGTCGCGGAGCCGCATCGCCTCCTGCATCGCCTGCCGACGATAGTCCGGGGAGTACGTCGTGTGCGTCCCGCTGTCGTCCCGGTGCAGAACCCCGTCTTCGACCAGTCGTTCGAGGACGCGCTTCGTCGGCCCGTGTGACCACTCGGCCTCGGAGGCGATCCAGTTCGCCGTCCGTGGCTCCGAGAGTTGACGGGCGACCATTCGGACGCGGTCCTCGCCTGTGGTCTGTCGCTCCACGAGGCTTGGTTCCTCGTCGGTCATGTCTCACAGTTCTCGGCCTGTATTAATATAGATTGAGGTGCTTCGTTCTATAACGAACTAATGCTGTCGGGACCGACTCGTGGGGTTGGTCGTCAGGAGGCGTCCTGAATGCGGAACGTCTGTTACCCCTGGTTGTCTCGAATCGCGACGAGCAATCCGTCAGTGAACTTCGCCTCGAGACTGATGTAGTCCCCATCGATGGAGGTGTGGAACTCGAAGAGACCGTGGTACTCCACGTCGATCCAACCGTGGTGAACCCTCTGGATGCTTCCGGCCATCTCATCGAGCGGATTCTCGAAGCCTTCGAGTTCGACGTCGTAGAGTGGCCGTTCCGTTTCGGGGACGGTTTCGTACTCGCAGTCCTGTCTGAAGAGACGACCGTCGGCCGTGACCCTGTAGTGGTCAAGCTGCGGATGGTGTCGGCTGATCGACTTCGTCTGCCACGTGAGTCCGTAGGGGTCGCCGTCGATATCTGGGAAATCCACGTCGAGCCCGTCTTCGAAGGTCAGCCGGTCGTAGAGTCCCATGTTTCCAGCGTTCTTCGAGGACAGACTTAGCTATGCAGCTGGTATGTCGATCTATCACATGGCTCTCTCGTCGGGTTTCGAAACTGCCGTTCTCTGCCGATCACGCGGTGTCGCTACGCCAGCAGTATCGCCAGCCCGCCGCCCACAATCGCAAGCGCCCCGAGGCCCACACAGACGCCCCAGAACGCGACCCGTTTCACGACCCGCATCAGCGCGTCGATGGTGAGGTAGCCGACGACGGCGGCGACGACGAGCGCGAGCAGCGCGGCGACCGGCGAGAGCGTGGGGAGCCCGCCGCCGTCGAGGACGGCGAGCACACCGGCCCCGAGCGCGGCGGGCACGCTCAGCAGGAACGAGAGCCGGAACGACGCCTCGCCCTCGTAGCCGCGCAGCAGCAGCGCGCTGACGGTCGTCCCCGACCGGGAGACGCCGGGGAGGATGGCGAGGCCCTGGAGCGCGCCCACCAGGACGGCGTCGACGGCGGTCGGCGTCTCGCGGTGGCCCGCGACGCCGCCGTCGGGCGCTGGCGTCTCGTCGCGGTCGGCGTCGCCCGTGCCGGCGACGCGCTGGAGGATGCCGGTCACGACGAGCAGCACGCCGATGAGCGCGACGGCCGCGCCGCCGGTGAGTTCGGAGACGAGCCCCTCGATGGCGAGGTAGGCGGCGATGCCGACGATACCGGAGGCGAGCGTCGCCAGCACGAGGAAGGAGAGCGTGGCGGTCTCGTCGCGGAACGGGTCGTCGGGGCGCAGTTCGGGCAGCGTCCAGCCCACGTCGGCGAGCGTGTCGCGGTAGTAGACGGTGGCGGCGAGCGCGGTACCGACGTGGAGGAACAGCGAGTACTGGACCGCGGCCTCCGGCTCGCTCCCGAGTGCGGTCAGGACGACCGTGACGTTGCCCTCGCTGGAGACGGGCAACCACTCGAAGATGCCCTGGAGGACACCGACGACGAGCGCGACGAGGACCTCCGAGTCCATACAGCGCCGTCCAGTCCGGTGATACAAAGCCCGTTCGGTTGCGTCCCTGTGGGGCCCGCCCACGAGCACCCGGACGGGCCGTTCCGGCCGGGTGCCGGCCTGCGGTAGCTGCCACCTAGCTATGTGCGATGGCTCCGAACCGGTTCCTACAATGATCGACGTCGCGTTCTTCGGGAGCCACCCGCTCGGTGAGGCCTGCCTCGAACGACTCCACGCCCACGAGGCGGTCTCGGTCCCCGTCGTCGTCACGTACCCCGAGGACGAGGAGCACTGGTGGGACGGCTCGGTCAACCGGCTCGCGCACGACCTCGGCTACGACGTGCTGCCCATCGCCGACGAGCGGGACGTGCTCGACTACGAGTTCGACTACCTGCTCAGCGTCTACTACCCCAACATCCTCGGGCCGGAGCTGCTCGACCATCCCGACGAGGCCGCGATCAACCTCCATCAGGCCGAACTCCCGCGGTACCGGGGGAGTAACGTGTTCAGTCACTCCATACTGAACGCTCGCGAGGACGACCACTGGAGGCACGGCACCACGATGCACTTCATGGCCGAGCAGGTCGACGCGGGCGACATCATCGACCGCAGGTTCGCCGAGATAACCGAGACCGACACCAGCCGGACGCTCTACGAGAAGGTCCGGGAGCGATCCATCGAGCTGTTCGAGGAGATGCTGCCGAAGCTCGTCTCGGGCGAGGTCCTCGAGATGGGGACCCCCCAGTCCGAGTACGACGGTGAGCGGTACTTCTACGCGAAGGACAGCCTCGACGGCGCGAAGGAGATCCCCCTCGACGAACTCGTCGACGGCGACGAACTCGCCGTGTACGACCGGATCCGCGCGCTCGACTTCCCGCCGTTCGAGCCCGCCTACACCCGTCTGGGCGGCGAGAAGGTCTACCTGACGAGGACGAACTACGAGTCGCTGTTCTGACAGCCGTCCGGGTGGAACTCGCTGTCGCGCCGTGGCTGTGTTCTCACGAGCCAGTCCGCGCTCGCCGACAGCCTTGACTGCTTGCCGTCCCAAGCGAAGTCCAGTATGAGCAACTGGACTGCGGCGGACGTGCCGGACCAGTCGGGACGAACAGGGGGGTGACGTCTAACCGAGTTGACAGCGACACTCATGGCGACGCCCGACGATGTTGATGCACCGTCTATGGATTCGATTCGCTAATTCGAGCATCGCCTCGGCTCGTTCCCGGGTCGCCTTCCCATCCTGATAGTACGTCTGTGCCCGGTTCTCTCTCCAGAGATTGTCCAATCGCGACGCGAGCTCTGCGCTGACGAATCCAACCTCCGCACTTCGGTTGATGGCCGTCGTGTGTGACTGTGGTGGGTTGCTGGGGTCCTGATGCCCCTCCTCGATCAGCCAGAACATGAACGTCTTCTCAATCGAGGTGAATGAAGCTTCGACGGTCAACGTGTAGTACCCATCGTCGAGTAACTGATCCGCACCGGAGAGTGACCGACACGCCTTGCGGAGCTGTACCAGCTCCGCAGACGACACGCCCAGTCCGTCCTCGGCTGTCTGTCCACCGTGACGGAACGCTGTTTCTGCGTCGGTGAGTGTGGGCTCGATATCGTCCAGGGTGATCGGCATCGCTCAGTCGTCACCCCGTTCGTCCGCGTACACTGCCGTTCGGACGTCCGGTAATCTATCACTCCGTTTCAACACGATTCCCTCGTCGAATATCTCTC encodes:
- a CDS encoding winged helix-turn-helix domain-containing protein, translating into MPVLLEDHDSELNLRPGTTKSDIVAYLYQNPKWGYSPQDLTEALDIPRGTATTTLKRLYDDGYIGKTDDGYYYALSERDDIRRYVSSLNQVDRMFGHHRDADANPEEPEKQIGEGRTDEELDAELEELEDDLDD
- a CDS encoding ABC transporter permease — translated: MATETDAVTQGETDVDAERGYFGITLSTRTKWNLIRAVTVFVYVLMLLPLAVIVINSFNPSRLGNFPPSSLSLRWYEALLADTRMLRALWNSFQVGVAAALGAGLVGTLTAMGFVRNDFPAQDALVIVMLSPLLIPPIIVGVASTIFFGQIGLERSLAWLIVMHTLLGLPYAFLIIRSQLYLFDETLEEAAKTLGANPVTTFREVTFPLISPSILTAMVIVFVISFGEFTATQFWVKRTTTTVPVVIFSMLRTSISPQIDALATVMLVITIAIPLLVLGIRRYLLGT
- a CDS encoding ABC transporter permease, coding for MSTERARFGKVRDRVMESDLVRLLLSPGLGIAWVLLFLFLPMTVIVVISFSVPGDFGNVIYEFTLANYERFWEADVYKNIILESLVYGVVVTLLALPLGYTVGYFLGRSKTDWKWVLLGLVVLQYWVPFIIRTYAWIIVLSNNGVLNGLLLDLGVIASPLDIMYTDYSMILGLTVSLLPFMILPVYVSVSTIEEDQIHAAKTLGATDFRAFREITLPQSLPGIVSGILFVFIISAGAFLAPTLLGGPSTRMIAPVIETVFILDFNWPFAAALSLIYFAIIGVLLYLFTRRVDLEEALETGVA
- a CDS encoding ABC transporter ATP-binding protein, translating into MAFLELDEIRKEFGDLVAVNDVSLDIEEGQFVTIVGPSGCGKSTILRSITGLETLTDGEIRLEGEDITDLPPYRRNIGLVFQDYALFPHKTVFENVAFGLKMRNAPEEEQRERVEEMLRMVNLEGYEEKYPEECSGGEQQRIAVARAIAFDPDLVLMDEPLSNLDKNLRTSIRSELRRIQEETGVTTVYVTHNQNEALSLGDKIAVMNDGRLEQFDAPENVYRGPETRFVADFLGRSTEVVGTYRRENGRAVAELADGVELQVPDDEELAPGDAVSLFLRDEKLKLVDGTEPETNVIEGTIESVDYRGRDINYFIRVPELDQTLQVSHIADHSEEVFHELGDTVSMHIEPANVTCLPAGDAPVAEQGEP
- a CDS encoding ABC transporter substrate-binding protein; protein product: MSHMNKANGGSSRSATSRRGLLGALAGAGTASLAGCINAFGGGGGTADEIVLQMEGGTMLDALESEAFEPFEEEFGTTVEVALRSSQQSGYAQIKAGQAEVDMASVPPFTLYNGTMEEVWEPIDPSEIPNYESNVLDPLKNPIFDPGEQIHGVPHAYGTVGMAYNNEELDDPTSWSAMWDEAYSGHVAPEGFGFIRVFTTALEMGMDPNDIGAESSYDEAIEQIWQRVAEQQDLVVTNWTSGDELGRLFTSTDAWVGEAWGNVIYGAVQDGNDHLSYVIPDEGAYGYTQNHALVEGIEDDKREACLEFINFLLRDEILRPVVEKLGLPPSTSVTSDTITGLYDYDPSGGEGLKFPDVEYINEHNDEWSQRWEEVRGN
- a CDS encoding amphi-Trp domain-containing protein encodes the protein MPEEVLFKSESVQSREEIASYLRKVADNLDSGNAIKLKAGSESVTLNPPARPTFEVKAEREGPAGNMTERSIEFELEWDENDGQESSGSDQLEIE
- a CDS encoding DUF7342 family protein produces the protein MTDEEPSLVERQTTGEDRVRMVARQLSEPRTANWIASEAEWSHGPTKRVLERLVEDGVLHRDDSGTHTTYSPDYRRQAMQEAMRLRDGAQTVEELTDRLAEMKDRIREWEDEFGVESPNQLRATVAESHVGPDEEKRRRDVARDWDHLQRRIQIVGFAIREWDFLAPTADRAEANN
- a CDS encoding undecaprenyl-diphosphate phosphatase, with the translated sequence MDSEVLVALVVGVLQGIFEWLPVSSEGNVTVVLTALGSEPEAAVQYSLFLHVGTALAATVYYRDTLADVGWTLPELRPDDPFRDETATLSFLVLATLASGIVGIAAYLAIEGLVSELTGGAAVALIGVLLVVTGILQRVAGTGDADRDETPAPDGGVAGHRETPTAVDAVLVGALQGLAILPGVSRSGTTVSALLLRGYEGEASFRLSFLLSVPAALGAGVLAVLDGGGLPTLSPVAALLALVVAAVVGYLTIDALMRVVKRVAFWGVCVGLGALAIVGGGLAILLA
- a CDS encoding methionyl-tRNA formyltransferase gives rise to the protein MIDVAFFGSHPLGEACLERLHAHEAVSVPVVVTYPEDEEHWWDGSVNRLAHDLGYDVLPIADERDVLDYEFDYLLSVYYPNILGPELLDHPDEAAINLHQAELPRYRGSNVFSHSILNAREDDHWRHGTTMHFMAEQVDAGDIIDRRFAEITETDTSRTLYEKVRERSIELFEEMLPKLVSGEVLEMGTPQSEYDGERYFYAKDSLDGAKEIPLDELVDGDELAVYDRIRALDFPPFEPAYTRLGGEKVYLTRTNYESLF